From a single Oceanobacillus kimchii X50 genomic region:
- a CDS encoding tyrosine-type recombinase/integrase: MSIRKLNDGRFFADISIGIDPLTSKRRRKRKIFKNKKDAEEWISKTKQLYKSQQFISDRHLDFSTVKDFYLEESKLHHKPNYYKIQEYTINKHIIPTFKNSIIKKVTPTDIRQYQSKLIDDGLSYKSINNIMIILKKIFDKAIDEQVISTNPCKSVKNLSLDNKQMKFWTPEQFKLFIQLINKDEYMFKVFYTFAYFTGMRCGEILALTWNDIDEFRKEINVYKSLTYINREIIITKPKTKNSIRRISINSKLIELLHDWKQEQQDLFSKYRMKHSNDIHIFQYKDQAPTKDIFSRKIRTICERDDKIEAIRLHDFRHSHVALLIHQREDYTTIKERLGHASIKTTIDVYGHLFPNKQRETADRLDDLF; the protein is encoded by the coding sequence ATGTCAATAAGAAAGTTAAATGATGGTCGTTTCTTTGCTGATATAAGTATTGGTATTGACCCATTAACAAGTAAAAGAAGGAGAAAAAGAAAAATATTCAAAAATAAAAAAGATGCCGAAGAATGGATTAGTAAAACGAAACAACTTTATAAATCACAACAATTTATAAGTGATCGACATTTAGATTTCAGTACCGTAAAAGACTTTTATCTTGAGGAAAGTAAACTTCATCACAAACCCAATTATTATAAAATACAAGAATATACTATTAACAAGCACATAATACCAACCTTCAAAAATAGCATTATTAAAAAGGTCACTCCAACTGATATTAGACAATATCAATCAAAATTAATCGATGATGGTTTAAGCTATAAATCAATTAATAATATCATGATAATATTAAAAAAAATTTTTGATAAAGCTATTGATGAACAAGTAATTTCCACTAATCCATGTAAGTCCGTTAAGAATCTTAGCCTTGATAATAAGCAAATGAAATTTTGGACTCCAGAACAGTTTAAATTATTCATTCAACTTATCAATAAGGATGAATATATGTTTAAGGTCTTTTATACCTTCGCTTATTTTACGGGCATGAGATGTGGAGAAATACTTGCTTTAACATGGAATGATATTGATGAATTTCGAAAAGAAATTAACGTATATAAATCTCTAACTTATATAAATAGAGAAATTATTATCACAAAACCTAAGACAAAAAACTCAATCAGGAGAATAAGTATCAATTCTAAACTTATTGAGTTACTACATGATTGGAAACAGGAACAACAAGATTTATTTTCTAAATATAGAATGAAGCATTCTAATGATATCCATATCTTCCAGTACAAAGATCAAGCACCAACTAAAGATATTTTCAGTAGAAAGATAAGAACTATATGTGAAAGAGATGATAAAATAGAAGCCATTCGATTACACGATTTTAGACACTCTCACGTAGCTTTATTAATACATCAAAGGGAAGATTATACAACTATTAAAGAACGCTTAGGACATGCCTCTATTAAAACAACAATTGATGTGTATGGTCACCTATTTCCGAACAAACAACGTGAAACGGCAGACCGTTTAGATGACCTATTTTAA
- a CDS encoding helix-turn-helix domain-containing protein, with product MTLGERLRISRMRKKLTQKDVAKKLNISNISLSAYERDTTDPDTKTLKKLSEIYEVSTDYLLGLTDYENKDSYNQKKSKLDNIFDEVVMEIQNGNDPTIYLDESNLDEETIRMIKKALINGMKFVDEMKRNEK from the coding sequence ATGACATTGGGAGAAAGGTTAAGAATTTCTCGTATGAGAAAAAAATTAACTCAAAAAGACGTTGCAAAAAAATTAAATATTTCTAATATATCACTGTCAGCATATGAAAGAGATACAACTGACCCAGACACAAAAACCTTAAAGAAATTAAGTGAAATTTATGAGGTTTCTACCGATTATTTACTTGGTTTAACTGATTATGAAAATAAAGATTCCTATAATCAAAAAAAATCTAAATTAGATAATATATTTGACGAGGTTGTAATGGAAATTCAAAACGGTAATGACCCCACTATATACCTTGATGAATCTAATTTAGATGAGGAAACTATTCGTATGATAAAAAAAGCATTAATAAATGGGATGAAATTTGTAGACGAGATGAAACGAAATGAGAAATAA